ACTGAGATTTCCCCACATACTTCCTGTTTTTATTGATGTATTGGATAAACTGTACAGTGGGTTGGCCATAGTTTCTCTCATAATGAAGTTCTATAATATCGTTAGGAAGTTCCAGGACGATATTTTCTTCCGGGGAAGAGATAAAGCCGTCTATAATGAGTTTATAGAGTCCAGAAACGTCTCCATTCAGATTCTGGAATGAAAAAGCTCGGATTGTATTCAGGTTGCTGGTATTCAGGTCCTGATAATTGACAGTATACTTGTCTTCTTTTTTATATAAACCAACAGAATTGTCTTTGCCAATTTCCACCAAACTTTCATTTTTCAACACTTTAATCTGAGAGAAAACTGAAATACCGAACATACATGTAATAAGTAGAATTATTTTTCTCATGGAATGAATTTTAATGTTTTATAAATTGGTGCACATAAATTTACAAATAAAACGGCTAAAAAGCAATTTTATTCGCTCAGGCAAAAGTAATACTTTTTTTTAATATCCATAAGAAATGGACAGATAGGGACGGGAGCTTTTGGTTGTGTGTAACTTTTTGTAATACAGTATTTTGTTTCTTTATTATAAAAAATATATCCACAAAATACTTATCTTCAATTTGAAGAATCAGAAACATGTAATAGGTTGAAAAACAGCGTGGAAATAGGTGTTCTAAAGGAGTGGTCTTAAAAAATATTTGAAATAAATGTTAAAATGCTAATTGGGGCATAGGAAAATGAAAAGAATGTATAAAGAATCAATCTATAAGTTATTAATAAACAGTTATAAAAGTCTGTTTTTTGAGAATGTTAACATGAAATTATCAAATTCCTGTCTGTAGCTTCTTCCTATAGGAATCTGATAGGTTCCAAGATGAAGTTCATGATTGTTAAAAGCAGTGACGAAGTGAGTATTGATAATAAATGACCGGTGAATTCTTATAAATCCTTTTGATGCTAAAAGAAGTTCCAGATCCGTTATTTTATTTTTTGAGATCAGGGATTCGTTTGCAGATAAAGTTATTTTGATGTCATTTCCCTGGCTTTCAATATAAATAATGTCTGCAAGGGATAACTTTCGATGCATTCCTTCTGTTTTAAGAATGATAAAATCGTCTTTTGAATCATTGATATTCCTCAACACCCGTTCTACAGATTTGAAAAAACGTTCAAAAGTGATAGGCTTCAACAGATAGTCTACGGCTTCCAGTTCAAATCCTTCAATGGCAAAGTCCCGGTATGCGGTTGTAAAAATTGTTTTAGGCTTTTGTGAAAGGGATTTTAAAAAATCAATTCCGTTGAAGTGAGGCATCTGAATATCAAGAAACATCAGGTCTATAGCCTGATTTTGAAGAAGTTTATAAGCTTCAAGGGCATTCTCTGCCTTGCCTGCCAGTTTCAAATGATCGATTTTGGAAATATGATTTTCCAGCAACCTGGCAGCTAAAGGTTCGTCATCTACAATGATACAGTTAATCATATCGTGAAGGAGTGATTATTTCAACGTTAAAAATATTGTTTTCCCGGGAAATACGGAAGGTGAAATGTTTCTGATAGTGAAGCTCCAACTGTTGCTTAATATTCTGAATCCCGATTCCTTTTTCATTAGAATCTGAAATGCCATCATAGGTATTTTCAATTCTGAAAACAGAATGTTGGGTATTTGTTTCCAATTCTATTTTGATTTCCGTTTGTTCAGAGCTTTTTCCGGCACCGTGTTTAAAGGCATTTTCTACTAAGGTTAAATAGAGTAATGGTGGAATGAAATTGACCGATGTTAATGCTATTTTCTTAGTTATTTTTAATCTTTCGTCAGCATAGCGCAGGCTTTCCAGTGCAATATAATTGTCAATAATATTCAGTTCATCAGCAACAGAAACCCATTTTTTCTGTCCTTTGTACAGAAGATAATCCAGAATATCTGAGAGCTGGCTGATGGATTGGGATGTTTTATCTGAATTACTGATAGAAAGAGAATAAATATTATTCAGTGTGTTAAACAGAAAATGAGGGTTAAGCTGGGATTTCAAGGATTTCAATTCCAGTTCGGTTTTTTCCTTTTCCAGTTGGATGGTATTTTCTTTTTCATCTTTATACCGCATAAAAAACATGATGGAAATAAAGATAAATGCTCCACTGATGATAGGAAATGTATAATGGAACAAAAGATACCGGATATCAGTAAAAATGCTGCTCAGACTGTCTTTGGGTTCATTGGTGAAAAAAGGCTCAGCAATATCCACAATAAAGATTCTGTTGGCTACTGAAATAAAGTATAAACTCAGGATCAGGCAGAATGTGAATTCAATATATTTTTTTCGGTCAAAGAAATGGCGGATCAGGATATAATAGATAAAATTGGCTGCCAGAATCTGAAAGATCCAATGACAAAAATTATAAATCACCAATTGTTTAAACATTTCTCCGTTGTAATCGTCATAGGCTCTTGCTATCCCAAACAAAAACAAAGCAATCCAGAAAAATAACTGGAAGTATATATTTTGTAGGTTATACACGGTTGCTCTGGTTTTCATCATCATCAAAAATAAAAAATCTTAAGACATGGTTTGCCGAATTGATGTCAAATCCCATAAAATAAAGATCAACAGCATTATTTAAAATTCAGACGACTTATTTTGCTATTGGCATTGAAATTCCTGTTTTCTGAACCTTGTGTTTAAAATGAGTCTTGTTTTTAGCAAGATTTGCATCAAAAAATATGACAAGAGAACGATCAGAAAGGCTTTACGGATTAGATCATCTGAGAGCATTAGCTATTGTAATGGTTTTACTGTTTCACTATAGGGCATTTAAGCATCCGGAATGGATTGATACTATAGGAAGATTTGGCTGGACCGGAGTTGATCTCTTCTTTGTGTTGAGTGGTTTCCTGATTTCAGGACAATTGTTTAAAGAAATGAATGAAAAAGGAACAATAAGCTTAAAGACCTTTTATATTAAACGTTTTTTTAGGATTGTTCCGGCTTATTTTTTTACTCTTTTTCTGTATTTTACCATCCCTTTTTTCAGGGAACGGGAAGCTTTACCTCCTTTATGGAAGTTTGTAACCTTCACCCAGAATTATAGATTGGATGTAATCAGCCAGGGGACATTTTCTCATGCATGGTCTTTATGTATTGAAGAACAGTTTTACCTTATTCTTCCCTTGTTTCTTTTGGTTATAATGCCCTCAAAATTATTTAAATATTTTACTGTTTTAATTATTCTTTTTATCATGTTTTCTCTCATCATGAGACTGGTAACCTGGAATGTATATATAGCCGATACGGATCCTGATTCTCTGGAATTCTGGCGTTCCTGGTATATGAAAATATATTACCCAAGCCATACAAGGTTAGATGGTCTTGGAACCGGAGTTCTTATTGGCTATTGTATGCAGTATTTTTCCGGTTTTAAAAGGATGGTTCACCAAAATGGGAACAGGCTATTTCTTATTGGGATTGGGTTGTTGGGAATTTCATTTTGGATATGTAATGAACAGGCCTCAAAAGAAGCGTCAGTGTTTGGGTTTACTCTGGTGGCCATAAGCTATGGTTTTATTGTTTTATCAGCTGTTTCAGCATCGTCATTCTTTTCAAATAGGAAATCCTATATTACTGCGGAACTGGCAGCTTTGTCATATGCAGTTTACCTTTCTCATAAGGGAATTATTCATTTGGTTCAGGTTCTTTTTGAACATTTCGATCTCAAAACTTCGGATAATGTATGCCTATTGGTTTGTGTATTGGGATGTCTTTCGGGTGGTTTAGTGTACAGATTCTTCATTGAAAAACCTTTTGCAGGTGTTAAATACAGGGTTTTAAACAAAGAGAAATAATCGGTGCACTTATCTTATTGATTGGTGGAGTTCTTCTATTAAAGGCTTGGAGGCTCCCGCTTTCAAATCCCTGGATATAAAGGCGAAATATTCCCATTTATAGTGGTATATTTTGAAAAAATACAAAAAGCAAGATTGATAGTCTTCATCCAGACTCCAAAATATTTAAGAGGATAAATAAAAGGCAGCTTTTATTTTTGATGCTGCCTTTTATAATGTGTCTGTGCTATTTTCAAATGCTTATTTTGAAGGAATGCTTTTTAGTACAGCATTTTTAATAGCGGCTTCCTTAAAACTCCAATGTTCACTGTTTTGAGGCATTTGGTTTTCAAGAATAACCAGACTTGTATCTGTAGACGGAAAGTATACATTCAGACATGTAAAGCCATCACCAAGTCCCGTCACTGCATAATAATTAAGCCCAGCCTCTTTGATGAACCTGATATTATAGCCAAATCCCATACTTTCTTTTCCAAAAACATTATGTTGAGAAGAAGTAGAAGGAGTGAGGATCAGTTTTTGAAATTTTGGGGAAAGAAGTTTTCCTTTAAATAATGCCTGATCCCATTTTGCAAGATCCTCTACAGTAGAAACAATTCCTGCTGCGGGAGCAATTTCATCATTTAAAAATGATTTTTCTACTTTTTCAAATTGATTATTTTCACTTCTATAGCCAGGAACCAAGGCCTGATTGTTTTTACTGTTATACACAAACGTTTTGTCCATCTTCAGCTTTTTGAAAAGAGAGTTTGCTTGTTCTGTAAAGCTTTTTCCGGTGGTGTTTTGAAGAATTTCTCCAAGAAGCATATAAGATAGATTCCCATATTTAAACTGTGATCCGGCTTTAAATGCAGTTGGTTTTTCCCTGTCTATAATACCATGAGTATGATTCAAAAGATGGTGTATCGTGACGGTATCTGCCCAGGATTGTGTAAGGGTTGGAAGATATTTTTTTATGGGAGTCTGAAGATCAAGCTTTCCCTGTTCAGCAGCTTGCAAAATCAGAACAGCAGTGACTTGTTTTGAATTTGACATGATTTCAAACTGGTCATCAACCTTTAAAGCAATTTTTTTTTCGAAATCTTTATATCCATGGGCCTTCAAATATTTTGTTTTACCATTTTGAGAAACCAAAGCCACTCCATTGAATTTCAATGGAGCAGAAGTCGTCATGATACTGTCAATTTTTTTTGAATAGGAAGTTGTTTTCTGTGCCTTTGCATTAACAGACAGCAGTACGGAAACCGCAAGAGTGATAAATAATTTTGTCTTGGTCATGGATTTATTTTTTGTAGTGATTATAGGCTGCTTTGGCAATATCGGCAATAATCGCCTCTGAGTTTTCAAATGTCTCATAAGTATCATGTACAAGAACAGCAATATATATTCTCTTTTTATCTGAGAGTTCAATAATTCCATAATCATTAACGGCACCTGTCATTCCTGCTTTATTGGTGAATGAGGTTCCGGTGCGGTGGGCTACTTTAACATCCTTGGGTAACTTCCCTTTAAGCCTTTTGGCTCCTGTCGCATTATTCAGCATGGCTGTATACAGCCATTTTGTATGTTCTTTATTTAATATTTTCCCGGTGTAGAATTGTTCCAGAAGTTGGGTAGCTTCGTTAGGAGTGATGGTATTGATGAATTGGGAATCCCAGTCCTTATGCATACCTTCTTCATCATTTTTGATGACAATATTCTTGCTGTTAATGAATTGCTGAACATAATCAGGACCTCCGATTAGTCTTAGCAGAATATCTGTCAAATTATTATCGCTGTAGACCACCATCCATTGTATGCAGTCTTCCAGACTAAGCTCTATATTTCCGTCCGGATATTTGTCTTTAAATGGACTATAAGTATCCTCCAAAAGCTCTTCTTTTTTGATGTAAATTTTCTGTTGTAAAGAAAGTTCACCTTTTTCCACTTTATGAAGAACAGCTAAAGCTACAGGAAATTTGAAGGTGCTTAGCATGGGAAGTGGCTTATTGCCATTGATTTGGATTACTTCCTTTTTTGGGGTTCCTGCTGTGACAATAGAAACTCCTACGTCCGCTTTTTTATGGGCAAGAATGGTTTCAATTGCTTTTTTTAATTCAGAATTTGTATGGTTCTGTGAAAAAAGCGGAAGACTTAACAATACGATAAACAGAGTAGGAATAATTTTTTTTAATTTCATTAGATGGTGTTTATTTGAATGGGTCTTTGATTCCCAAATATATGTATTTCCTGTATCTCTTTCTCCGTTTGATATCAATATTTTTATTCATCAGAAATCCCTTTAAAAAGGGGAACCTAAAATGAATGTAACAGTAATTCCGGAATAGTAATTCTGAGATTTTTTATTTTGATACTCCTGTTGTATTAAAAAATTACCACTGACCACCATTTTTGGGAGGCGGATCTGTTTTGCTGCACTGATTTGGGGTGTTTGTTCTCCATTGATCTTTATCTTTGGGAGGCGGATCTGTTTGTAAAATATTTCTCAATTCATTTATGGTATAGGAATGAAAAGAAGTAAATACCATTGCAATGGCTATTGATGTCAAAAGTTGTTTCATTGTTTTTATTTTAAATTTATTAAAATATTCATTCCTGTTTACATAATTTTTAGAGATATTAGCCGTTACCTTGATAAGGATGATGATTGAAACCATAAATCCATTAAACAAATGTTTATATTTTTATGATATAAGATTTATCATAATTACAGTCAGAGATCAGAGGTGTCAAAGATCTTGTCATGGAAAATAAGCAGCAAAAAGATAGAGTGATTGAACCCAAAAGTATAAGAAATTAGCAAAAATAAATAAGAAGAAAAGATTTATTTCTATTGATTATCAACTTGTATGAATAGCATCGTTAACATTAATGGTGCTATTTTTTTGTTTTTAAATCAGTGTAAATTTTCGAACACTCTTATAATTTTAATCTCTTGTCTAAGAGATCTGTTTATAGGGTATTATAGAGCTTTATAATAAAAAGACACCATTGACTGAAAATGGTGTCTTACTTGAAATATATTAAAATTGTTTTGTTCCTTATCTAGTCATTTTGTTTGATTTGAGGGTTATTATTAATCTCTTTATTCGGGATTTGGAATTTAAATTTATCCGGTGTGAGGTTAAACCTTCCAAAAGTATGGTTGGTTCCTGTGTATATTCTTTCTAAAGGAGTATTCAATCTCTTCATATCAAACCAGGCGTAGCCTTCACCCCAAAGTTCAATTCTTTTTTGAAGGATAATTTCATTAATCAGATCGGCTCCTGTTTTGGTAGACAGCGTATAGGCTTTGTCTCTTTTGGATGCAATTTCAAATAATACTTGCTTTGCTTCCGCTTCTCTTCCTTGCCTTGCAAGAGCTTCCGCCTCAATATAATATAAAGAAGAGGCTCTGATGTAGATATAATCACCTTCAAACATGCTTGGATCTTTAAATTTCCAGCTTACATAGGCAGGATAGTTTTTAGTCTTTCCGTTAAAGGTATACTTGGCAGGCTGGCTTCCATTAAATACTTTTTTACGGTAATCAGTATCCGGAATAGCATCGTACAAACGTTTGTCAATAAGTTTATAAATCTGGGCAGCTCCTGCATATCCTTCATTGGTATTATCAAACATAGAGAAGAAAGAAGCATAATAATTTCCGATACTCATGGTAGAAATTGTATTATGGAATCCCCAGATCACCTCAGGATTGCTGATATTGGAAAACCCGGTAGTAGTATAATCGTTTTCTGTCATCAGGGCAATCCCTTGTTTACCATCTGCGGCATATTTTACGGCTTTGGCGTAATCTCCAATTTGTAGGAATATATCGGCAGCAATAGCTTTAGCTGTTCTCTGATCAATCTGGGCTCTGGATGGACGGGCAAAGCTCTCCAAAAGAACAATAGATTCTTCAATATCCTGACCAATCTGTGAATATACTTGTTCTACCGTTGATCTTGGACGTCCCTGGCTGGGATTATCCGTAGTAAGTACCAATGGAAGCCCCGGATCAGACTGATGCCCTTTATAATCATTGGCATAAAAACGGATCAGATGAAAGTAAGAATAAGCTCTTAAAGCAAGCAGTTGTCCTTTAATCGCTTGATTTTTAGGACTTGTATCTGCTTTTAAATCACTAAGAAGTTTATTGATAATGAATA
This Chryseobacterium sp. G0162 DNA region includes the following protein-coding sequences:
- a CDS encoding serine hydrolase domain-containing protein; the protein is MTKTKLFITLAVSVLLSVNAKAQKTTSYSKKIDSIMTTSAPLKFNGVALVSQNGKTKYLKAHGYKDFEKKIALKVDDQFEIMSNSKQVTAVLILQAAEQGKLDLQTPIKKYLPTLTQSWADTVTIHHLLNHTHGIIDREKPTAFKAGSQFKYGNLSYMLLGEILQNTTGKSFTEQANSLFKKLKMDKTFVYNSKNNQALVPGYRSENNQFEKVEKSFLNDEIAPAAGIVSTVEDLAKWDQALFKGKLLSPKFQKLILTPSTSSQHNVFGKESMGFGYNIRFIKEAGLNYYAVTGLGDGFTCLNVYFPSTDTSLVILENQMPQNSEHWSFKEAAIKNAVLKSIPSK
- a CDS encoding sensor histidine kinase — encoded protein: MMMKTRATVYNLQNIYFQLFFWIALFLFGIARAYDDYNGEMFKQLVIYNFCHWIFQILAANFIYYILIRHFFDRKKYIEFTFCLILSLYFISVANRIFIVDIAEPFFTNEPKDSLSSIFTDIRYLLFHYTFPIISGAFIFISIMFFMRYKDEKENTIQLEKEKTELELKSLKSQLNPHFLFNTLNNIYSLSISNSDKTSQSISQLSDILDYLLYKGQKKWVSVADELNIIDNYIALESLRYADERLKITKKIALTSVNFIPPLLYLTLVENAFKHGAGKSSEQTEIKIELETNTQHSVFRIENTYDGISDSNEKGIGIQNIKQQLELHYQKHFTFRISRENNIFNVEIITPSRYD
- a CDS encoding RagB/SusD family nutrient uptake outer membrane protein, whose amino-acid sequence is MKTIKYFISALAVTFITTGCANDLNTLPEGDISGEQLNEDQSKPEKILGGIYLDLRSNGAGGNIGSHSDFGIMGIKAGADLMSNDVIQAKNQHLGMFYNYEATNASNLASEIVWTTFYARIFIINKLLSDLKADTSPKNQAIKGQLLALRAYSYFHLIRFYANDYKGHQSDPGLPLVLTTDNPSQGRPRSTVEQVYSQIGQDIEESIVLLESFARPSRAQIDQRTAKAIAADIFLQIGDYAKAVKYAADGKQGIALMTENDYTTTGFSNISNPEVIWGFHNTISTMSIGNYYASFFSMFDNTNEGYAGAAQIYKLIDKRLYDAIPDTDYRKKVFNGSQPAKYTFNGKTKNYPAYVSWKFKDPSMFEGDYIYIRASSLYYIEAEALARQGREAEAKQVLFEIASKRDKAYTLSTKTGADLINEIILQKRIELWGEGYAWFDMKRLNTPLERIYTGTNHTFGRFNLTPDKFKFQIPNKEINNNPQIKQND
- the bla gene encoding class A beta-lactamase; translation: MKLKKIIPTLFIVLLSLPLFSQNHTNSELKKAIETILAHKKADVGVSIVTAGTPKKEVIQINGNKPLPMLSTFKFPVALAVLHKVEKGELSLQQKIYIKKEELLEDTYSPFKDKYPDGNIELSLEDCIQWMVVYSDNNLTDILLRLIGGPDYVQQFINSKNIVIKNDEEGMHKDWDSQFINTITPNEATQLLEQFYTGKILNKEHTKWLYTAMLNNATGAKRLKGKLPKDVKVAHRTGTSFTNKAGMTGAVNDYGIIELSDKKRIYIAVLVHDTYETFENSEAIIADIAKAAYNHYKK
- a CDS encoding acyltransferase family protein, with protein sequence MTRERSERLYGLDHLRALAIVMVLLFHYRAFKHPEWIDTIGRFGWTGVDLFFVLSGFLISGQLFKEMNEKGTISLKTFYIKRFFRIVPAYFFTLFLYFTIPFFREREALPPLWKFVTFTQNYRLDVISQGTFSHAWSLCIEEQFYLILPLFLLVIMPSKLFKYFTVLIILFIMFSLIMRLVTWNVYIADTDPDSLEFWRSWYMKIYYPSHTRLDGLGTGVLIGYCMQYFSGFKRMVHQNGNRLFLIGIGLLGISFWICNEQASKEASVFGFTLVAISYGFIVLSAVSASSFFSNRKSYITAELAALSYAVYLSHKGIIHLVQVLFEHFDLKTSDNVCLLVCVLGCLSGGLVYRFFIEKPFAGVKYRVLNKEK
- a CDS encoding LytR/AlgR family response regulator transcription factor: MINCIIVDDEPLAARLLENHISKIDHLKLAGKAENALEAYKLLQNQAIDLMFLDIQMPHFNGIDFLKSLSQKPKTIFTTAYRDFAIEGFELEAVDYLLKPITFERFFKSVERVLRNINDSKDDFIILKTEGMHRKLSLADIIYIESQGNDIKITLSANESLISKNKITDLELLLASKGFIRIHRSFIINTHFVTAFNNHELHLGTYQIPIGRSYRQEFDNFMLTFSKNRLL